CGATCAGCTTAGTCATAACTACTTAATTATAAGTACTTTATAGGTTTTATTCAAAGTTCTTTTTCCTGAGAATCTTTCAAAATGATAACTATCATGGCTTGTGTTGATCGATCTCACTATCTGTTGTGAGTGAAAATCGAAGATTTCATTCCTTATTTGTACTCTGGATTCTACAACAATAAGTCTATACAACTGTTAATGAGTAGGTGACAAATGAGTAGGAGCAAAAGAGTAGAGGCAAGTGAGCCGTCAATAAGGAAGATAGATACAGAATTGTACTAAATCACTAGTTTATTTATATCACTTCTGATGAACCTATGTCTTTCACTAAATCCATTCTGACTCAGTGGAATAAACAACATAATAGCTTTGAGAAAAGCTTGGCTGTTGTCCAAAAAGAGCTTTCTAGTCGTGCAGTGCACCAATTGCGGGTAAGCATTAAGAAGCTACGCGCCTTTATTAAGCTAACCGAATTAGTAACAAAGGAAAAAGAACATAGTGAACGGCTTCCCAGCACTTCTTATCTATTTCGGATGCTGGGCAAATACAGAGAACTGGATTTACAGCTTGCTGCTGTGTCAGATGCTGACTGTCCGGTTTTCAAATCGCATCTTCAACACTTGAAAATGCAGACAGCCCACGAAATAAAAGCAATGCTTACTCACTTTCAGGAAAAGGAGATAACAAAGTTAGATACCATCATAAAGACCCACCTTGAAACAAAAGCAGACAAACAGGCTCTGAAAAAAACAAAGCAATATATCAGAGAGAAAGACAAAAACACACAAAACCAAAAAGAGTATTTTGCTAAAAATACACATCTGATCCGGAAGCGACTAAAAAATATTGGGTACTGGCTTCAGGTGATTCCTGACCAGAAAATTCTCAGACAGTCAACACTCAAAAAGTTGCACCAGATTGTTTCTATGCTCGGGCTTGCCCATGATGCACAAGTGTTAGGCATCCGAATAAAACATTTCCGGAAAGACTATCTGGTTAAAGGCAACTCTGAAATTAAAATCCTACAACAACTCGAACGCAAAACGAAAAAACACAGCAAACGATACATTCACAACGCCAGACAGATGTATTATCTACTAAATATAAAATAGTCTACATATC
Above is a genomic segment from Xanthocytophaga agilis containing:
- a CDS encoding CHAD domain-containing protein, coding for MSFTKSILTQWNKQHNSFEKSLAVVQKELSSRAVHQLRVSIKKLRAFIKLTELVTKEKEHSERLPSTSYLFRMLGKYRELDLQLAAVSDADCPVFKSHLQHLKMQTAHEIKAMLTHFQEKEITKLDTIIKTHLETKADKQALKKTKQYIREKDKNTQNQKEYFAKNTHLIRKRLKNIGYWLQVIPDQKILRQSTLKKLHQIVSMLGLAHDAQVLGIRIKHFRKDYLVKGNSEIKILQQLERKTKKHSKRYIHNARQMYYLLNIK